The Lagenorhynchus albirostris chromosome 6, mLagAlb1.1, whole genome shotgun sequence genome includes a window with the following:
- the ERFE gene encoding erythroferrone has product MAPACCPAGALMLAYAGLLAAAAGLGSPEPGAPSGSRAREEPPPGNELPAGSAASPQGWGAGPPEPPVEQVRGIDPRDAWMLFVRQSDKGANSKKGSRGKAKKLKLGLPGPPGPPGPQGPPGPITPPEVLLKEFQLLLKGAVRTRECLEPEPRPRGPAAVPAVPAEDEEDEEEEAAAAGGAGVLALLAAPLAPGPRAPRIEAAFHCRLRRDASVERRALHELGVYYVPNAEGAFRRGPGLNLTSGQYTAPVAGFYALAATLHVALAEQTRRAPPRPRDRLRLRICIQSRCQHHASLEAVMGLESSSEFFTISVNGVLYLQAGQYTSVFLDNASSSSLTVRGGSHFSAVLLGV; this is encoded by the exons ATGGCCCCCGCCTGCTGCCCTGCCGGAGCCTTGATGCTCGCGTACGCGGGCCTGCTGGCCGCCGCCGCGGGCCTCGGCTCCCCGGAGCCCGGCGCGCCTTCGGGGAGCCGCGCCCGCGAAGAGCCGCCGCCCGGGAACGAGCTGCCCGCAGGGTCGGCCGCCAGCCCGCAG gggtggggtgCCGGGCCCCCA GAGCCCCCCGTGGAGCAAGTGCGCGGCATCGATCCGCGAGATGCCTGGATGCTCTTCGTTAGGCAGAGTGACAAGGGCGCCAACAGCAAGAAGGGGAGCAGAGGCAAAGCCAAGAAGTTGAAG CTCGGCCTGCCAGGTCCCCCAGGGCCCCCCGGCCCCCAGGGCCccccgggccccatcaccccaCCTGAGGTCCTGCTGAAAGAGTTCCAGCTGCTGCTGAAAG GCGCGGTGCGCACACGCGAGTGCTTGGAGCCTGAGCCCCGCCCGCGCGGCCCCGCCGCGGTGCCGGCCGTCCCCGCGGAGgacgaggaggacgaggaggaggaggcggcggcggcggggggcgcGGGCGTGCTGGCGCTGCTGGCTGCGCCCCTGGCCCCGGGTCCGCGGGCGCCGCGCATCGAGGCCGCCTTCCACTGCCGCCTGCGCCGGGACGCGTCGGTGGAGCGGCGCGCGCTGCACGAGCTCGGCGTCTACTACGTG CCCAACGCCGAGGGCGCCTTCCGCCGCGGCCCGGGCCTGAACCTGACCAGCGGCCAGTACACGGCGCCCGTCGCCGGTTTCTACGCGCTCGCCGCCACGCTGCACGTGG CGCTGGCGGAGCAGACGAGACGGGCGCCGCCGCGCCCCCGGGACCGCCTGCGCCTACGCATCTGCATCCAGTCCCGGTGCCAGCACCACGC CTCCCTGGAGGCTGTCATGGGGCTGGAGAGCAGCAGCGAGTTCTTCACCATCTCGGTCAACGGCGTTCTGTATCTGCAG GCGGGGCAGTACACCTCCGTCTTCCTGGACAATGCCAGCAGCTCCTCCCTCACAGTGCGCGGTGGCTCCCACTTCAGTGCTGTCCTCCTCGGTGTATGA
- the KLHL30 gene encoding kelch-like protein 30, translating to MVWNVDDLDFHLPSHAQDMLDGLRQLRFQPKLADVTLLVGGRELPCHRGLLALSSPYFHAMFAGDFAESFSARVELRDMEPAVVAQLVDFVYTGRLTITQGNVEALTRTAARLHFPAVQKVCGRYLQQQLDATNCLGICEFGEQQGLLGVAAKAWAFLRENFEAVAQEDEFLQLSQERLATCLAGDLLQVQPEQSRLEALLRWVRHDPQARATHLPELLGLVHLDAVPRPRVQQLLATEPLIRESEACREALSQGHEGALLGLPRELEEVLVVVGGRALEEEEEDAEQLAPRPGNFAFYDPKAKRWMALPDFPDYHKWGFSLAALNNDVYVTGGSRGTKTDTWSTTQTWCFPLREAAWRPVAPMLKARTNHASAALNGEIYAIGGTALDAVEVESYDPYTDTWTPVSPALKYVSNFSAAGCQGRLYLVGSSACKYNALALQCYNPVTDVWSVVASPFLPKYLSSPRCTALHGALYLVGDNTKKVYVYDPGANLWQKVQSLHSLHENGALVSLGDELYMTGGRWQGMDGDYHVEMEAYDPRRDAWTRHGALPRLWLYHGASAVFLDVSKWTQPFGPTQEP from the exons ATGGTGTGGAACGTGGACGACCTGGACTTCCACCTGCCCTCACACGCCCAGGACATGCTGGACGGCCTGCGGCAGTTGCGCTTCCAGCCCAAGCTGGCGGACGTCACACTGCTGGTGGGTGGCCGGGAGCTGCCCTGCCACCGGGGGCTCCTGGCGCTGAGCAGCCCCTACTTCCACGCCATGTTCGCGGGCGACTTTGCCGAGAGCTTCTCGGCGCGCGTGGAGCTGAGGGACATGGAACCGGCCGTGGTGGCGCAGCTGGTGGACTTCGTGTACACGGGCCGGCTGACCATCACCCAGGGCAACGTGGAGGCGCTGACCCGCACGGCCGCGCGCCTCCACTTCCCCGCCGTGCAGAAGGTCTGCGGCCGCTACCTGCAGCAGCAGCTGGATGCCACCAACTGCCTCGGCATCTGTGAGTTTGGGGAGCAGCAGGGGTTGCTGGGCGTGGCTGCCAAGGCCTGGGCCTTCCTGAGGGAGAACTTTGAGGCCGTGGCACAGGAGGATGAGTTTCTGCAGCTGTCCCAAGAGCGGCTGGCCACTTGTCTGGCTGGCGACTTGCTGCAGGTGCAGCCGGAGCAGAGCCGGCTGGAGGCCCTGCTGCGCTGGGTGCGCCACGACCCCCAGGCCCGGGCCACCCACCTGCCCGAGCTGCTCGGCCTGGTGCACCTGGACGCCGTGCCCCGGCCCCGCGTGCAGCAGCTGCTGGCCACGGAGCCGCTGATCCGGGAGTCGGAGGCCTGTCGGGAGGCCCTGTCCCAGGGCCACGAGGGG GCGCTGCTGGGCCTCCCGCGGGAGCTGGAGGAGGTTCTGGTGGTGGTTGGCGGGCGGGcgctggaggaagaggaggaggacgcCGAGCAGCTGGCTCCCCGCCCCGGGAACTTCGCCTTCTACGACCCCAAGGCCA AGAGGTGGATGGCGCTCCCAGACTTCCCTGACTACCACAAGTGGGGCTTCTCTCTGGCGGCGCTGAACAACGATGTCTACGTGACAG GGGGCTCTCGGGGCACCAAGACGGACACCTGGTCCACGACGCAGACCTGGTGCTTCCCGCTGAGGGAGGCAGCCTGGAGGCCCGTGGCGCCCATGCTGAAGGCCCGCACCAACCACGCCAGCGCGGCGCTCAACGGGGAGATCTACGCCATCGGCG GCACCGCTCTGGATGCTGTAGAGGTGGAGAGCTACGACCCCTACACGGACACGTGGACGCCCGTCAGCCCAGCCCTCAAGTACGTCAGCAACTTCTCGGCGGCCGGCTGCCAGGGCAGGCTCTACCTGGTGGGCTCCAGCGCCTGCAAGTACAACGCCCTGGCTCTGCAGTGCTACAATCCCGTCACAG ACGTGTGGAGCGTGGTTGCCTCGCCCTTCCTCCCCAAGTACTTGTCCTCGCCGCGCTGCACCGCGCTGCACGGGGCGCTCTACCTGGTGGGGGACAATACCAAGAAGGTCTACGTGTACGACCCCGGGGCCAACCTGTGGCAGAAG GTGCAGTCCCTGCACAGCCTGCATGAGAACGGGGCGCTGGTGTCGCTGGGGGATGAGCTGTACATGACGGGCGGCCGCTGGCAGGGCATGGACGGCGACTACCACGTGGAGATGGAGGCCTACGACCCCCGGCGCGACGCCTGGACCCGCCACGGCGCCCTGCCCCGCCTCTGGCTCTACCATGGGGCCTCCGCCGTCTTCCTGGATGTCTCCAAGTGGACCCAGCCCTTCGGGCCCACCCAGGAGCCCTAA